One part of the Lycium ferocissimum isolate CSIRO_LF1 chromosome 8, AGI_CSIRO_Lferr_CH_V1, whole genome shotgun sequence genome encodes these proteins:
- the LOC132068073 gene encoding protein HEADING DATE 3A-like: protein MSRVHPLILGRVVGEVLDPFTESVDLRVVYNNREVNNACVLKPSQVVTQPRVHIGGDDLRNFYTLVMVDPDAPSPNNPNLREYLHWLVTDIPATTNTSFGKEVVCYESPRPSMGIHRFVLVLFRQLGRETVYAPGWRQNFNTRDFAELYNLGLPVASVYFNCHREGGTGGRRA from the exons atgtCAAGAGTACATCCATTGATACTTGGTCGTGTGGTAGGAGAGGTTTTAGATCCATTCACAGAGTCTGTTGATCTTAGAGTTGTTTACAATAATAGAGAAGTGAACAATGCATGTGTGTTGAAACCTTCTCAAGTTGTTACGCAACCTAGGGTTCATATTGGAGGGGATGATCTTCGCAACTTTTACACTCTG GTGATGGTGGATCCTGATGCTCCAAGCCCAAACAACCCTAACTTGAGGGAGTATCTACACTG GTTGGTCACAGATATCCCCGCAACTACAAATACAAGCTTTG GCAAAGAAGTTGTATGTTACGAGAGTCCAAGACCTTCAATGGGAATTCATCGGTTTGTTCTCGTGCTATTTCGACAATTGGGTCGTGAAACTGTGTATGCCCCAGGTTGGCGTCAGAATTTTAACACAAGAGACTTTGCTGAGCTTTACAATCTTGGTTTGCCTGTTGCATCAGTTTACTTCAATTGCCATAGGGAGGGTGGTACCGGTGGACGTCGCgcataa